Proteins from a genomic interval of Parvivirga hydrogeniphila:
- a CDS encoding DMT family transporter encodes MSRERIEAGTLLSVGTALLLWSSAFAGIKAGLRGFGPGELALLRFLTASASLGIYALGARMRLPRREDVGRIALGGLFGITIYHLSLNFGETAVSAGAASLIIASGPVFTAILARIFLDERLTRWGWLGIAIAFSGVAIITLAEGGGLSFEPAAALVVAAAMSTAGYFVVTKPLLVRYTPLEYTAYSMWLGTLPMLVFAPGLAASIGSAPRSALLAVLYLGVFPGAIAYLLYSRALAKLPASVASSFLYVQPVMAAVIAWAWIREVPQALTVVGGAVALAGVTLVTTKGRQPKLNGR; translated from the coding sequence GTGTCGCGTGAGAGGATCGAGGCGGGCACGCTCCTTTCTGTGGGCACCGCGCTGCTTCTGTGGTCCTCCGCGTTCGCGGGAATCAAGGCCGGTCTCCGTGGGTTCGGACCGGGAGAGCTCGCGCTGCTGCGGTTCCTGACGGCCTCGGCCTCCCTCGGCATCTATGCCCTTGGCGCGCGCATGCGGCTGCCCCGCCGCGAGGACGTCGGGCGCATCGCGCTCGGTGGGCTCTTCGGCATCACGATCTATCACCTCTCGCTGAACTTCGGCGAGACGGCGGTCTCGGCGGGCGCTGCGAGCCTGATCATCGCTTCCGGCCCGGTCTTCACGGCGATCCTCGCACGCATCTTCCTCGACGAGCGGCTGACGCGGTGGGGATGGCTCGGCATCGCCATCGCCTTTTCGGGCGTCGCGATCATCACCCTGGCGGAAGGCGGGGGCCTTTCGTTCGAGCCGGCCGCTGCCCTCGTCGTCGCCGCCGCGATGTCCACGGCCGGCTACTTCGTGGTCACGAAGCCGCTGCTCGTCCGCTACACCCCGCTCGAGTACACGGCGTACTCGATGTGGCTGGGCACCCTCCCGATGCTCGTGTTCGCGCCCGGGCTCGCGGCGAGCATCGGCTCCGCTCCGCGCTCCGCGCTTCTCGCCGTGCTGTACCTCGGCGTCTTTCCAGGAGCCATCGCGTACCTGCTGTACTCTCGCGCGCTCGCGAAGCTGCCGGCTTCGGTCGCCTCGAGCTTCCTGTACGTCCAGCCGGTCATGGCGGCGGTCATCGCATGGGCGTGGATCCGAGAGGTGCCGCAAGCGCTGACCGTCGTCGGAGGGGCGGTGGCGCTCGCCGGTGTGACGCTCGTGACGACGAAAGGAAGACAGCCGAAGCTCAACGGACGCTGA
- a CDS encoding acylphosphatase, translating to METVHVHVWVSGVVQGVFYRAATVEQARAAGVAGWVRNLPDGRVEAVLEGPRDAVERVLAWMRIGPPRAVVDRVEVASEPVEGLAGFSVR from the coding sequence ATGGAGACTGTCCACGTCCACGTATGGGTCTCGGGCGTCGTGCAAGGCGTCTTCTATCGCGCGGCGACCGTCGAGCAGGCGCGCGCGGCCGGCGTCGCCGGGTGGGTCCGCAACCTGCCCGACGGACGCGTGGAGGCCGTGCTCGAAGGGCCGCGCGACGCAGTAGAGCGCGTGCTCGCATGGATGCGCATCGGCCCTCCCCGCGCCGTGGTCGACCGCGTCGAAGTCGCGAGCGAGCCGGTCGAAGGGCTCGCGGGCTTCAGCGTCCGTTGA
- a CDS encoding rhodanese-like domain-containing protein, with protein sequence MANGKKAVGSTQTQRSPKARWIVAGVVLLALAAIVAIGALGRSGPLPASGDVSNVEAKSLIKRGARIVDVRTPEEFAAAHIPGAENVPMDRVVAQAQSWDKTEPVLLYCATGERSAYVFQQLSQAGFQHLYNLKAGIVAWDGDVDSGSSTKTADGLQPLASGLPAMYEFFTDW encoded by the coding sequence ATGGCGAACGGCAAGAAGGCGGTGGGAAGCACGCAGACGCAGCGGAGCCCGAAGGCCCGGTGGATCGTCGCGGGCGTCGTGCTGCTCGCGCTGGCGGCGATCGTGGCGATCGGAGCGCTCGGGCGCTCGGGGCCGCTGCCTGCCTCGGGAGACGTCTCGAATGTCGAGGCGAAGTCCCTGATCAAGCGCGGGGCAAGAATCGTCGATGTGCGCACCCCCGAGGAGTTCGCGGCGGCGCACATCCCCGGCGCCGAGAACGTCCCGATGGATCGGGTCGTGGCGCAGGCCCAGTCGTGGGACAAGACCGAGCCGGTGCTCCTGTACTGCGCCACGGGCGAGCGCTCTGCATACGTGTTCCAGCAACTTTCGCAGGCGGGGTTCCAGCACCTGTACAACCTGAAGGCGGGGATCGTCGCGTGGGACGGCGACGTGGACTCCGGTTCGTCGACGAAGACGGCCGATGGGCTCCAGCCGCTTGCGAGCGGCCTGCCGGCGATGTACGAGTTCTTCACCGACTGGTGA
- a CDS encoding GH36-type glycosyl hydrolase domain-containing protein, with translation MSGGDDMRDARSALWEAVEKGAPLRIELMSAQRLADEGRALAAAQSWESKRLAVRTPLLGLLDEAERSVAATHRRLAEDAHAQVSVSVAAEWLLDNHYLVEEQIRVARQDLPAAFGAELPRLTEGPLAGLPRIFEAVALLVAGTDARLDKGLLEQFVMAYQDVSPLTIGELWAVPIALRITLVENLARLGRRVLAAHVASVEADEWANRVIEAAIRSGEGVGSVVEELASSVRRPSASFLLRFLQRLRDQDPSVDPAVAWGDERLAELGVSFEELAHEEQHRQAVDQVSVANTITAMRFLSALEWRDFFEDCSVVDHVLRQDPAGVYDRMDFASRDRYRKAVEQIAKRSPLTEIEVAEAAVSHALTALDDDPTDARGAHVGYYLISRGRYRFEQSVQYRPLVRELMYRGPLASKGVIYWGLIALFTVLLSCGFALVATGLGATGWRVVAATVLALIPASDLALNLTNRIAAWIWPPRVLPKLDFLRPLLPSHKTLVVIPALLSSPESTQRVIDNLEVAYLANTDENLTFAVLGDLPVAPEQTMPRDAAIIDAARNGIAVLNARHGASGRAPFALLIRQRGFNERDGVWMGRERKRGAIEDLVRFVRGGNGSGFIVKEGPLHELADVAFVITLDADTVLPRDAARKLVCTIAHPLNRAEVDVSRRAVVRGYGLVQPRVGMSLEGSLRSPFAWLYSGATGIDPYAGAVSDTYQDVFGEGSFTGKGVFEVDVYHAVLADRLPENLLLSHDLLEGSYLKTALASDIEVLDDQPSTYISHTARLHRWVRGDWQTILWLLPRVPCKGGHERTPLKGLHRWKIADNLRRSLFPPVMVALAAGGAALLPGPDWALLLVVLGVVFFPVYFSVADSLLFRPRGADVRGDVPSIVRDFWRDSARALFSLAVLPHQAWVMLDAIGRAVWRLFVSKRGLLEWETAAESERRAARDLPGHLKRMLPAQGGAVALLAAAAVADPASTGSLVPLALAWLAGPYAAWRISLPARTAALPLDEPTKASLRSIARRTWRFFETFVTAEDHYLAPDNFQEDPAPTVAHRTSPTNMGLQLLATLTAHDLGYVTTSQAVDRTSRTLATMVGLERFRGHFYNWYDTLTLQPLRPTYVSTVDSGNLAGHLIALGVGLLEISEGPIVSPRTRAGIADTVRVALEDVIDARHAYGDARAATAVRTTLEELARRIELDTDPRDLAEWRSTLATWRPLAKKASDLASGLVPADDARCECEAVRDAVSAVVRHIDAVLAEIDAFAPWASLLGSAPASVREDEALAPIVQHVPSLVGLAEGLDVVERRLQELASDGTAGAWASAVLAALRTARPECSRVLAELRLDVDISQQMWQKMDFRMLFDENRKVFSIGFNTAEGRLDASFYDMLASECRLASFVAIAKGDVPQEHWFRLSRAITETGGGKALVSWSASMFEYLMPLLVMRSYPGTLLDLTCRAVVRRQVQYGRQRGVPWGVSESAFAARDANMTYQYQAFGVPGLGLKRGLSDDVVVAPYASMLALLVDPLAAAQNLAVLADQGARGRFGYYEAIDYTPGRVPPGQERAIVRAYMAHHQGMGLVALGNALTNGAMQERFHRDPVVQTAELLLQERVPRRVQTAKPHVEEVEFVRSVREVPPPVARSYPTPHTPVPATHFLSNGSYSVMVTNAGGGYSRWRDRTVTRYREDLTRDCWGFFVYLKDVESKRAWSAAYQPTCTEPDEYHVVFSPDKAEFRRIDDGIETHTEIVVSPEDDVEVRRLTVTNRRREPAYLEITSYAEITLAVRGADRAHRAFSNLFVETEALDELGALLFSRRPRSSEEPRVWAVHTIACDLTSRCTWSYETDRAAFLGRLGTPAAAQAIVGDGRLTGATGAVLDPICAIRQTLVLEPGQSARLALALGVADSRERAVAYAEKYRDIRSAQRALDLAWSTSQIELRDLGITPQEAVVYQRLASRLLLTDPYSRLKVYTETENRLPISALWSIGISGDYPILLVEIERLEDTPLVRQALLAHQYWRSRGFECDLVVLNTKPSAYSSALDGRLRALVRTGHALQMLDRPAGVHLRAADQIAPEIVDALRSVARAVLKADAGPIALQLEQRALRPLPPNPLVPTDPPANDPLPPFERPRLVLDNGIGGFDPATGEYVIVLEPGRTTPAPWINVFANPAFGAYVSEAGVGCTWALNSHENRISTWNNDPVSDGTGELLYLRDDATGEYWSPTPAPARADAPYVVRHAPGCTSFEHESHGLAQRVAYFVSADRPVRIVRVSVENRSGRPRRISLFHVVEWSLGDSRSKAQQRVVTWWDDQAQALMAHNWFNLDFPGRPAFLAADRKVASFTADRTEFLGRNGHPAWPAAMRNERLAGTTGRFLDNCGALQVSFDLAPGERAETAFFLGQTETVEDAHALLHALREPGSVEREAERARSFWRDLLGRLEVRTPDETLDRLINGPVLYQALACRFWGRTALYQSSGAFGFRDQLQDCLALLYVRPDLVREHIIEASRRQFREGDVLHWWQPVSGRGVRTRFVDDRLWLPFVVAEYVNATGDESVLDVETPFVEGPPVPPEREDLYFEPKPSVEVATVYEHCVRAIEASAGTGPHGLPLMGGGDWNDGMNRVGIGGSGESVWMAWFLDVVLRSFANVADGRGDVEAAERWRQRARDLIAAVEREAWDGAWYRRAYFDDGTPLGSRSSEECKIDAIAQAWAAISGAGDPARMQRALESVEEKLIRWDDGLVALLAPPFDRMPHDPGYIKGYVPGVRENGGQYTHAAVWVALAYAALGDGDEAVAILDLINPLSHAVDAEAVARYKVEPYALAADVYSVEPHVGRGGWTWYTGSAAWYYRVAVRDVCGLHLLARDGTRFLAFEPCVPKSWSAWTVTYRFGSSSYEISFENPRGVNRGVERVECDGVVTADGLVPLLDDGKAHLVRVVMLGG, from the coding sequence ATGAGCGGTGGAGACGATATGCGCGACGCGCGGTCGGCCCTGTGGGAAGCGGTCGAGAAGGGGGCGCCGCTCCGCATCGAGCTCATGAGCGCGCAACGCCTTGCCGACGAGGGGCGGGCGCTCGCTGCTGCGCAGTCATGGGAGTCCAAGCGGCTGGCCGTGCGCACCCCGCTGCTGGGCCTCCTGGACGAAGCGGAGCGCTCGGTGGCCGCGACGCATCGCCGGCTCGCTGAAGACGCCCACGCGCAGGTCTCGGTCTCCGTCGCAGCGGAGTGGCTGCTGGACAACCACTACCTCGTCGAGGAGCAGATCCGCGTCGCCCGCCAAGACCTTCCGGCGGCGTTCGGCGCAGAGCTGCCGCGGCTGACAGAAGGGCCGCTTGCCGGTCTCCCGCGCATCTTCGAGGCCGTGGCGCTCCTCGTGGCTGGCACCGACGCGCGGCTGGACAAGGGGCTGCTCGAGCAGTTCGTCATGGCGTACCAAGACGTCTCGCCGCTCACGATCGGCGAGCTGTGGGCCGTCCCCATCGCCTTGCGGATCACCCTCGTGGAGAACCTCGCACGGCTCGGCCGCCGGGTGCTCGCCGCCCACGTCGCGAGCGTCGAAGCCGACGAGTGGGCCAACCGCGTGATCGAGGCCGCGATCCGGTCCGGCGAAGGAGTCGGGTCCGTCGTCGAGGAGCTCGCCTCCTCTGTCCGCAGGCCTTCGGCGTCGTTCCTGCTGCGATTCTTGCAGCGCCTGCGCGACCAGGACCCATCGGTGGATCCGGCCGTTGCGTGGGGAGACGAGCGGCTAGCGGAGCTCGGGGTCTCGTTCGAGGAGCTCGCGCACGAAGAGCAGCACCGCCAGGCGGTCGACCAGGTCTCGGTCGCCAACACCATCACGGCGATGCGCTTCTTGTCGGCCCTCGAATGGCGCGACTTCTTCGAGGACTGCTCGGTCGTCGACCACGTCTTGCGGCAGGACCCGGCAGGCGTGTACGACCGCATGGACTTCGCGTCGCGCGACCGCTACCGCAAGGCCGTGGAGCAGATCGCCAAACGAAGCCCGCTTACCGAGATCGAGGTGGCGGAGGCGGCCGTGAGCCACGCGCTCACGGCCCTCGACGACGACCCGACCGACGCTCGGGGAGCGCACGTCGGCTACTACCTCATCAGTCGCGGCCGGTACCGTTTCGAGCAGAGCGTGCAGTACCGGCCCCTTGTGCGCGAGCTCATGTATCGCGGGCCGCTCGCGAGCAAAGGCGTCATCTACTGGGGGCTCATCGCCCTGTTCACGGTGCTCCTTTCGTGCGGATTCGCGCTTGTTGCGACCGGCCTCGGAGCGACGGGGTGGCGCGTCGTCGCGGCCACCGTGCTCGCTCTCATTCCTGCATCCGACCTCGCGCTCAACCTCACGAATCGCATCGCAGCGTGGATCTGGCCGCCACGCGTGCTGCCGAAGCTCGACTTCCTCAGGCCGCTCCTCCCTTCGCACAAGACGCTCGTCGTCATCCCCGCTCTGCTCTCGTCACCGGAATCGACGCAGCGAGTCATCGACAACCTCGAGGTCGCATACCTCGCCAACACGGACGAGAACCTCACCTTCGCCGTCCTCGGCGACCTGCCGGTCGCGCCCGAGCAAACGATGCCGCGCGACGCTGCCATCATCGACGCTGCGCGCAACGGCATCGCGGTCCTGAACGCACGGCACGGGGCTTCCGGGCGCGCGCCGTTCGCGCTCCTGATCCGCCAGCGGGGCTTCAACGAGCGCGACGGCGTGTGGATGGGCCGCGAGCGCAAGCGAGGAGCGATCGAGGACCTCGTCAGGTTCGTGCGGGGCGGGAACGGAAGCGGCTTCATCGTGAAGGAAGGGCCCCTCCACGAGCTCGCTGACGTGGCCTTCGTCATCACGCTCGACGCCGACACCGTCCTGCCGCGAGACGCTGCCCGCAAGCTCGTGTGCACCATCGCCCACCCGCTCAACCGGGCCGAGGTGGACGTCTCGCGGCGAGCGGTGGTGCGCGGGTACGGGCTCGTGCAGCCGCGCGTCGGCATGTCGCTCGAGGGGTCGCTACGCTCGCCGTTCGCGTGGCTGTACTCCGGAGCCACCGGCATCGACCCGTACGCGGGCGCGGTGTCTGACACGTACCAAGACGTCTTCGGCGAGGGCTCGTTCACGGGCAAAGGCGTCTTCGAGGTGGACGTCTACCACGCGGTGCTCGCCGACAGACTGCCCGAGAACCTCCTGCTCTCGCACGACCTGCTCGAGGGAAGCTACCTCAAGACCGCGCTGGCGAGCGACATCGAGGTGCTGGACGACCAGCCCTCGACGTACATCTCGCACACGGCGCGCCTGCATCGATGGGTGCGCGGCGACTGGCAGACCATCTTGTGGCTGCTCCCACGGGTGCCGTGCAAGGGCGGTCACGAGCGAACGCCGCTTAAGGGCCTGCATCGCTGGAAGATCGCCGACAACCTGCGGCGCAGCCTGTTCCCGCCTGTCATGGTGGCGCTCGCGGCAGGCGGCGCGGCGCTGCTGCCGGGCCCGGACTGGGCGCTTCTTTTGGTCGTCCTCGGCGTCGTGTTCTTCCCCGTGTACTTCAGCGTCGCGGACTCGCTCTTGTTCCGGCCTCGCGGCGCAGACGTCCGCGGCGACGTCCCCTCCATCGTCCGCGACTTCTGGCGCGATTCCGCCCGCGCGCTGTTCAGCCTCGCTGTCCTGCCGCACCAAGCGTGGGTGATGCTCGACGCCATCGGCCGTGCGGTGTGGCGACTGTTCGTCTCGAAGCGCGGCCTTCTCGAGTGGGAGACCGCCGCGGAGTCAGAGCGCCGTGCAGCGCGCGACCTTCCCGGCCACCTGAAGCGGATGCTCCCGGCGCAGGGCGGCGCCGTCGCGCTCCTCGCCGCGGCAGCGGTCGCGGACCCGGCGTCGACCGGCTCGCTCGTTCCGCTCGCGCTCGCGTGGCTGGCCGGCCCCTACGCCGCGTGGCGGATCAGTCTACCCGCGCGTACGGCCGCGCTGCCGCTCGACGAGCCGACGAAGGCGTCGCTTCGCAGCATCGCACGCAGGACGTGGCGGTTCTTCGAGACCTTCGTGACGGCCGAGGACCACTACCTCGCTCCGGACAACTTCCAGGAAGACCCGGCACCGACGGTCGCGCACCGCACCTCGCCGACGAACATGGGGCTCCAGCTCCTGGCGACGCTCACGGCCCACGACCTCGGCTACGTCACCACCTCGCAGGCCGTCGACCGCACCTCGCGCACGCTCGCCACCATGGTCGGCCTCGAGCGGTTCCGGGGCCACTTCTACAACTGGTACGACACGCTCACGCTCCAGCCGCTTCGCCCCACCTACGTGTCCACTGTCGACAGCGGCAACCTGGCGGGACACCTCATCGCGCTCGGCGTCGGGCTTCTCGAGATCTCAGAAGGCCCGATCGTCTCGCCCCGAACGCGCGCGGGGATCGCCGATACCGTCCGCGTCGCGCTCGAAGACGTGATCGACGCGCGCCACGCGTACGGCGATGCGCGCGCGGCGACGGCGGTACGAACGACGCTGGAGGAGCTCGCGCGACGCATCGAGCTCGACACGGACCCGCGCGACCTGGCCGAATGGCGCTCGACGCTCGCAACGTGGCGCCCGCTCGCGAAGAAGGCGTCCGACCTCGCCTCCGGCCTCGTTCCCGCGGACGACGCCCGCTGCGAGTGCGAGGCGGTCCGCGACGCCGTCTCCGCCGTCGTCCGGCACATCGATGCAGTGCTCGCGGAGATCGACGCCTTCGCACCGTGGGCGTCGCTGCTTGGCTCGGCCCCGGCGTCGGTGCGCGAGGACGAAGCGCTCGCACCCATCGTGCAGCACGTCCCGAGCCTGGTCGGCCTTGCCGAAGGGCTCGACGTCGTCGAGCGCAGGCTTCAGGAGCTCGCCTCCGACGGCACGGCCGGCGCGTGGGCATCCGCTGTCCTCGCGGCCCTGCGAACGGCGCGCCCTGAGTGCTCCCGGGTCTTGGCGGAGCTCAGGCTAGATGTCGACATCTCGCAGCAGATGTGGCAGAAGATGGACTTCCGCATGCTTTTCGACGAGAACCGCAAAGTCTTCTCGATCGGATTCAACACCGCGGAAGGCCGCCTCGACGCGTCGTTCTACGACATGCTCGCGAGCGAGTGCCGCCTGGCGAGCTTCGTGGCCATCGCGAAAGGCGACGTGCCGCAGGAGCACTGGTTCCGCCTGAGCCGCGCGATCACCGAGACCGGCGGCGGCAAGGCGCTCGTCAGCTGGAGCGCGAGCATGTTCGAGTACCTGATGCCGCTTCTGGTGATGCGCTCCTATCCCGGAACGCTGCTCGACCTCACCTGCCGTGCGGTGGTGCGGCGGCAGGTCCAGTACGGCCGGCAGCGCGGCGTGCCGTGGGGCGTGTCGGAGTCCGCCTTCGCGGCGCGCGACGCGAACATGACCTACCAGTACCAGGCGTTCGGCGTTCCAGGCCTGGGCCTCAAGCGCGGGCTTTCCGACGACGTCGTCGTCGCTCCGTACGCCTCGATGCTTGCGCTCCTCGTCGACCCGCTCGCGGCCGCGCAGAACCTCGCTGTGCTGGCGGACCAGGGCGCACGCGGTCGCTTTGGGTACTACGAGGCGATCGACTACACCCCCGGGCGCGTCCCGCCCGGACAGGAGCGCGCGATCGTGCGGGCGTACATGGCGCACCACCAGGGCATGGGTCTTGTGGCGCTCGGCAACGCCCTCACGAACGGCGCGATGCAGGAGCGGTTCCACCGCGACCCGGTGGTCCAGACGGCCGAGCTCCTGCTGCAGGAGCGCGTGCCTCGGCGTGTCCAGACCGCCAAGCCGCACGTCGAGGAGGTGGAGTTCGTCCGCTCCGTCCGCGAGGTGCCGCCGCCCGTCGCCCGCTCGTACCCGACGCCGCACACGCCGGTGCCCGCGACGCACTTCCTGTCGAACGGCTCGTACTCGGTGATGGTCACGAACGCGGGCGGCGGATACTCCCGCTGGCGCGACCGCACCGTGACGCGCTACCGCGAGGACCTCACGCGCGACTGCTGGGGCTTCTTCGTGTACCTGAAGGACGTTGAGAGCAAGCGGGCGTGGTCGGCGGCATACCAGCCGACCTGCACGGAGCCCGACGAGTACCACGTCGTGTTCTCGCCGGACAAGGCGGAGTTCCGCCGCATCGACGACGGTATCGAGACGCACACCGAGATCGTCGTCTCGCCGGAAGACGACGTGGAGGTGCGCCGCCTGACGGTGACGAACCGCCGCCGAGAGCCCGCGTACCTCGAGATCACCTCGTACGCTGAGATCACGCTCGCGGTGCGGGGGGCGGACCGGGCGCACCGCGCATTCAGCAACCTGTTCGTGGAGACGGAGGCGCTCGACGAGCTGGGCGCGCTGCTCTTCTCCCGCCGCCCGCGCTCTTCTGAAGAGCCGCGCGTCTGGGCGGTCCACACGATCGCGTGCGACCTCACGTCGCGCTGCACGTGGTCGTACGAGACCGATCGGGCCGCGTTCCTCGGGCGCCTCGGGACGCCCGCCGCGGCGCAGGCCATCGTCGGCGATGGGCGCCTGACGGGCGCCACCGGCGCGGTGCTCGACCCGATCTGCGCCATCCGCCAGACGCTGGTGCTGGAGCCCGGGCAGTCCGCCCGGCTTGCGCTCGCGCTCGGGGTCGCGGACAGCCGCGAGAGGGCCGTCGCGTACGCGGAGAAGTACCGCGACATCCGGAGCGCCCAGCGGGCGCTCGACTTGGCGTGGTCGACGAGCCAGATCGAGCTTCGGGACCTGGGCATCACGCCGCAGGAGGCCGTCGTGTACCAGCGGTTGGCGTCGCGGCTGCTGCTCACCGACCCGTACTCGCGCCTGAAGGTCTACACCGAGACGGAGAACCGCCTCCCGATCTCCGCGCTGTGGTCGATCGGCATCTCGGGCGACTACCCGATCCTGCTCGTCGAGATCGAGCGGCTGGAGGACACGCCGCTGGTGCGCCAAGCGCTGCTCGCCCACCAGTACTGGCGGAGCCGGGGCTTCGAGTGCGACCTGGTCGTCCTCAACACCAAGCCGAGCGCGTACTCGTCTGCCCTCGACGGCCGGCTGCGCGCGCTCGTGCGCACCGGGCATGCGCTGCAGATGCTCGACCGGCCCGCCGGCGTGCACCTGCGCGCCGCCGACCAGATCGCGCCGGAGATCGTGGACGCGCTGCGCAGCGTGGCCCGTGCCGTGCTCAAGGCCGATGCGGGACCGATCGCGCTCCAGCTCGAGCAGCGCGCGCTGCGCCCGCTCCCGCCGAATCCGCTCGTGCCGACAGACCCGCCCGCGAACGACCCGCTGCCGCCCTTCGAGCGGCCACGGCTTGTGCTCGACAACGGCATCGGCGGGTTCGACCCGGCGACCGGCGAGTACGTGATCGTCCTGGAGCCTGGGCGGACGACCCCCGCTCCGTGGATCAACGTGTTCGCGAATCCGGCCTTCGGGGCGTACGTCTCGGAGGCCGGCGTCGGGTGCACATGGGCGCTCAACAGCCACGAGAACCGCATCTCCACGTGGAACAACGACCCGGTGAGCGACGGCACGGGCGAGCTTCTGTACCTGCGCGACGATGCGACCGGCGAGTACTGGAGCCCGACCCCGGCGCCGGCTCGGGCGGACGCGCCGTATGTCGTTCGGCATGCGCCCGGGTGCACCTCGTTCGAGCACGAGAGCCACGGGCTCGCTCAGCGCGTCGCGTACTTCGTCTCTGCCGACAGGCCCGTGCGCATCGTGCGGGTGAGCGTCGAGAACCGCTCCGGCCGTCCGCGACGCATCTCCCTGTTCCACGTGGTCGAGTGGAGCCTCGGCGACTCCCGGAGCAAGGCGCAGCAGCGCGTCGTGACGTGGTGGGACGACCAGGCCCAGGCGCTCATGGCGCACAACTGGTTCAACCTGGACTTCCCGGGCCGCCCGGCGTTCTTGGCTGCCGATCGCAAGGTCGCGTCGTTCACCGCCGACCGGACCGAGTTCCTGGGCCGGAACGGCCACCCCGCCTGGCCTGCTGCCATGCGCAACGAACGCCTCGCGGGGACGACCGGGCGGTTCCTCGACAACTGCGGCGCGCTGCAGGTCTCGTTCGACCTCGCTCCCGGCGAGCGCGCCGAGACGGCGTTCTTCCTCGGACAGACGGAGACCGTCGAGGACGCGCACGCGCTCCTGCACGCCCTGCGCGAGCCCGGCTCGGTCGAGCGCGAGGCCGAACGCGCGCGCTCCTTCTGGCGCGACCTCCTCGGCCGCCTCGAGGTGCGCACGCCCGACGAGACGCTCGACCGCCTCATCAACGGACCCGTGCTGTACCAGGCGCTCGCGTGCCGCTTCTGGGGCCGCACGGCGCTGTACCAGTCGAGCGGCGCGTTCGGCTTCCGCGACCAGCTCCAGGACTGCCTCGCGCTGCTGTACGTGCGCCCGGACCTCGTGCGCGAACACATCATCGAGGCCTCGCGGCGCCAGTTCCGCGAGGGCGACGTGCTGCACTGGTGGCAGCCCGTGAGCGGCCGCGGCGTGCGTACGCGCTTCGTGGACGACCGACTGTGGCTGCCGTTCGTGGTGGCCGAGTACGTGAACGCGACCGGCGACGAGAGCGTGCTGGATGTGGAGACGCCGTTCGTGGAAGGGCCACCCGTGCCTCCCGAACGCGAAGACCTGTACTTCGAGCCGAAGCCGTCGGTGGAGGTCGCCACCGTCTACGAGCACTGCGTGCGCGCGATCGAGGCAAGCGCGGGCACCGGCCCGCACGGCCTCCCGCTGATGGGCGGCGGCGACTGGAACGACGGCATGAACCGCGTCGGTATCGGCGGGAGCGGCGAGAGCGTGTGGATGGCGTGGTTCCTCGACGTCGTGCTTCGCTCGTTCGCGAACGTGGCCGATGGGCGCGGAGACGTCGAGGCCGCCGAGCGCTGGCGACAGCGCGCCCGGGACCTTATCGCCGCCGTCGAGCGCGAGGCGTGGGACGGCGCGTGGTACCGCCGCGCGTACTTCGACGACGGGACGCCGCTCGGCAGCCGCTCGTCGGAGGAGTGTAAGATCGACGCGATCGCGCAAGCGTGGGCGGCCATCTCCGGCGCGGGCGACCCCGCTCGCATGCAGCGCGCCCTCGAGAGCGTGGAAGAGAAGCTCATCCGGTGGGACGACGGGCTCGTGGCGCTGCTCGCTCCGCCGTTCGACCGCATGCCGCACGACCCCGGCTACATCAAGGGATACGTGCCAGGAGTGCGAGAGAACGGCGGGCAGTACACCCACGCCGCCGTGTGGGTCGCATTGGCGTACGCTGCGCTCGGCGACGGTGACGAGGCGGTGGCGATCCTCGACCTCATCAACCCGCTCTCGCACGCCGTCGATGCAGAAGCGGTGGCGCGCTACAAAGTCGAGCCGTACGCCCTGGCGGCGGACGTGTACTCCGTCGAACCGCACGTCGGTCGTGGCGGCTGGACGTGGTACACCGGCTCAGCAGCCTGGTACTACCGGGTCGCGGTGCGTGACGTCTGCGGGCTTCACCTGCTCGCGCGCGACGGAACGCGCTTCTTGGCCTTCGAGCCATGCGTCCCGAAGTCGTGGAGCGCCTGGACGGTCACCTACCGATTCGGATCGAGCAGCTACGAGATCTCGTTCGAGAACCCGCGGGGCGTCAACCGCGGCGTCGAGCGGGTCGAGTGCGATGGCGTCGTGACTGCTGACGGGCTCGTGCCGCTTCTCGACGACGGGAAGGCGCACCTCGTCCGCGTCGTCATGCTCGGCGGCTGA